In Variovorax paradoxus, a single genomic region encodes these proteins:
- a CDS encoding DUF2157 domain-containing protein: MNIRLALYELARAHRLTPPRMHALFALAELDAQPPQLPQRFWRVVALLAAGLGGFGIVMWVAANWGSLGRTGQFALLQGWVLLTAFAAWRSAALRTSMGLLCLLGTGALFAYYGQTYQTGADAWQLFALWAVLSLPLCLGVRSDVLWFPWVVVACSAISLWVYAHTGHRWRFDNTDLPIHLIGWGLGVLLIAALSPWARSWVGETHWSQRLAMLALTVSVTLNSLVALFLGSEDSPHYFLGLALMIGAGGMLMQRRWFDIVGLSAAVLCVDTLLVAGLVRILFDGGGVDTMSRLLIIGLVAAGLLAVSVALVMRRQNTVLAAAQRDGAAA; this comes from the coding sequence ATGAACATTCGCCTCGCACTCTACGAACTGGCCCGCGCCCATCGACTGACGCCACCGCGGATGCACGCGCTGTTCGCGCTGGCTGAACTCGACGCACAACCGCCGCAACTACCGCAGCGCTTCTGGCGCGTGGTGGCGTTGCTTGCCGCCGGGCTCGGCGGCTTCGGCATCGTGATGTGGGTCGCGGCCAACTGGGGGTCGCTGGGCCGCACCGGGCAGTTCGCACTGCTGCAAGGCTGGGTGCTGCTGACGGCATTCGCCGCATGGCGCAGCGCGGCGCTTCGCACTTCCATGGGCCTGCTGTGCCTGCTGGGGACGGGCGCGCTGTTCGCCTACTACGGCCAGACCTACCAGACCGGCGCCGATGCCTGGCAGCTGTTCGCGCTGTGGGCCGTGCTCAGCCTGCCGCTGTGCCTGGGCGTGCGCAGCGACGTGCTGTGGTTCCCATGGGTGGTGGTGGCGTGCAGCGCAATCAGCCTCTGGGTCTATGCGCACACCGGGCACCGCTGGCGCTTCGACAACACCGACCTGCCGATCCACCTGATCGGCTGGGGCCTGGGCGTGCTGCTCATCGCCGCGCTGAGCCCGTGGGCGCGGTCTTGGGTCGGCGAAACGCACTGGTCGCAGCGGCTGGCAATGCTGGCGCTGACCGTGAGCGTGACGCTGAACTCGCTGGTCGCGCTTTTTCTCGGCAGCGAGGATTCGCCGCACTACTTTCTGGGCCTGGCGCTGATGATCGGCGCCGGCGGCATGCTGATGCAGCGGCGCTGGTTCGACATCGTCGGCCTCAGCGCCGCGGTGCTGTGCGTGGACACCCTGCTGGTCGCCGGCCTGGTTCGCATCCTGTTCGACGGCGGCGGCGTCGACACCATGAGCCGGTTGCTGATCATCGGGCTGGTGGCCGCGGGATTGCTGGCTGTTTCCGTGGCCCTGGTCATGCGCCGGCAGAACACCGTGCTGGCCGCCGCGCAACGAGACGGAGCAGCCGCATGA
- a CDS encoding DUF427 domain-containing protein gives MFATPERTIKTPGPEHPITIARNPLRVVVSVDGRVIADTREALTLREAHFGTVHYIPRKDVKMSLLERTSHATYCPYKGECNYYSIPAGGERSVNAVWTYESPYDPVAQIKDHVAFYPDRVGPIEERVV, from the coding sequence ATGTTCGCCACGCCCGAACGCACCATCAAGACCCCCGGCCCCGAGCATCCGATCACCATTGCGCGCAACCCGCTGCGCGTGGTGGTGTCGGTCGATGGCCGCGTCATTGCCGACACGCGCGAAGCGCTGACGCTGCGCGAAGCGCATTTCGGAACCGTGCACTACATCCCCCGCAAGGACGTGAAGATGTCCTTGCTGGAACGCACCTCGCACGCAACCTACTGCCCGTACAAGGGCGAGTGCAACTACTACAGCATTCCCGCCGGCGGCGAACGCTCGGTGAATGCCGTGTGGACCTACGAGTCGCCATACGATCCGGTCGCGCAGATCAAGGACCATGTGGCCTTCTACCCCGATCGCGTAGGACCGATCGAGGAACGGGTGGTCTGA
- a CDS encoding Bug family tripartite tricarboxylate transporter substrate binding protein has protein sequence MKNNRIATFLLASLLTAGAWAQEWPSKPVRVIVPAPAGSSLDVIARTLADRLRVIWKQPVVIETKAGAGGLIGMDAVAKAPHDGYTLGVGFNGPIAFGPYMYRRMPYAPARDLVPIVLTTSQPNVLAVQADNPANTLPEFVEWAKKQGSKFSYASVGAGSSSHLTMELLRSVAQIEAVHVPYSGSPPAGLSLAAGDTQALFTVAPALLPLIQGHRVKLIAVTSATRSELMKELPTVAESGYPGFESLAWNGFFTAAGTPPEVVQRINADVNAVLREPAVRELLANQGLVAGGGSSEEFKAFIDSEGRKWGAIIAKVGIRLDQ, from the coding sequence GTGAAGAACAACAGGATCGCCACCTTCCTGCTCGCCAGCCTGCTGACCGCCGGCGCATGGGCGCAGGAGTGGCCCTCAAAGCCCGTGCGCGTGATCGTGCCCGCGCCGGCCGGCAGCTCGCTCGACGTGATCGCGCGCACGCTGGCCGACCGCCTGCGCGTGATCTGGAAGCAACCGGTGGTGATCGAAACCAAGGCCGGCGCCGGCGGCCTGATCGGCATGGACGCGGTGGCCAAGGCGCCGCACGACGGCTACACGCTGGGCGTGGGCTTCAACGGCCCGATCGCCTTCGGGCCCTACATGTACAGGCGCATGCCTTACGCGCCGGCCCGCGACCTGGTGCCCATCGTGCTCACGACCTCGCAGCCCAACGTGCTGGCGGTGCAGGCGGACAACCCCGCGAACACGCTGCCGGAGTTCGTCGAGTGGGCGAAGAAGCAGGGCTCGAAGTTCAGCTACGCCTCCGTGGGCGCGGGCAGTTCGTCGCACCTCACGATGGAGCTGCTGCGCAGCGTGGCGCAGATCGAGGCGGTGCACGTGCCGTACTCGGGCTCGCCGCCCGCTGGTCTGTCGCTCGCGGCGGGCGACACCCAGGCGCTGTTCACCGTCGCGCCCGCGCTGCTGCCGCTGATCCAGGGCCATCGGGTGAAGCTCATCGCCGTGACCAGCGCCACGCGCTCGGAGCTCATGAAAGAGCTGCCGACCGTGGCCGAGTCGGGCTACCCCGGCTTCGAGTCGCTGGCCTGGAACGGCTTCTTCACCGCAGCCGGCACGCCGCCCGAGGTGGTACAGCGCATCAACGCCGACGTCAATGCCGTGCTGCGCGAGCCCGCGGTGCGCGAACTGCTGGCCAACCAGGGGCTGGTGGCGGGCGGCGGTTCGAGCGAGGAATTCAAGGCCTTCATCGACAGCGAAGGCCGCAAGTGGGGCGCGATCATCGCCAAGGTCGGTATCCGCCTTGATCAGTGA